The following nucleotide sequence is from candidate division Zixibacteria bacterium HGW-Zixibacteria-1.
TTCCGTGTAAGCAAAAGATAGAAAGAAAATTACAAGGAAATTTTGCCCTCCCGAAATTACGGGACTGCATCATTTTGATGGTAATTTTGCCAGTGAATCGGAGGTGGTGTCTTTGGCGGCTTTCATTCGATCGAACTGCGCTTTCACCAGCGAGTCATTGATGGAATCAACCAGGAACCAGACCTTCCCCCACTCCGGCTGGTTTTTGCTGATTCTGGCGCGGAACGCGGCGATGTCTTCGAGGGTCATGGCATATTTATTCAAAATGGAATCCCTGGCCACCAGAAAAGAATCATGATAGTTGCGGTACAACTCGGCCGCCACCGAGGTCTCGGCCGTCACAGAAGCAAACCGGCGATACTCGGCCGCCTTTTTGTCAACCGCCTTGTCCCTGAAATAAGAATAGCCGTAAAAGGCCGCCGCCAGTAAAACCATCGCCAATAAAACCCGCCAGATTGACATAAACCAACTTTCGGTTGATATTCTCCGTAAAAGGCGTAAATTACGGCCAGGAAGCTTTGAGGTCAAGATATATATGGAATTGAAATATCCTCCCGGGCGAAGAAAAAGCCGCGCCGTCAAAGCGGGCAGCGTGATAATCGGCGGCGGCTTTCCGGTTTCGGTGCAGTCGATGACCAACACCGACACGCGCGACACGGCCGCGACCGTCGCCCAGATAAAGGCGCTGGCCGAAGCCGGCTGCGATATTGTCCGGGTGGCGGTTCCCGATGAAGAAGCGGCGCTCAATCTTGGCGAAATCAAAGCGCAGATAAACATCCCACTGGTGGCCGATATTCATTTCAAATACAAGCTGGCGCTTGAAGCTATCAAACAAGGGGTGGATAAAATCCGCATCAATCCGGGCAATATCGGCGAAGACTGGAAGGTTCGCGAAGTGACCAGGGCGGCCAAAGATGCCGGTATTCCGATTCGGGTCGGGGTCAATTCGGGGTCACTGCCAAAGGATCTGGTCGAAAAGTACGGCCATGACAACCCGGAGGCATTCGTCATCGGGGCGTTGCGGCAAATCGAAATTCTCGAGAGCTGCGATTTTCATGATATCGTGGTGGCGCTGAAATCATCCTCGGTCAATACAACCTATTGGGCGCATCTGATGCTGGCCGAAAAGACCGATTATCCGTTTCACCTGGGGATCACCGAAGCCGGGACGCTTCAGACCGGAACGATTAAATCCTCGGTCGGCGTGGGGGCGCTTCTGATAAACGGCCTCGGCGACACGATTCGAGTTTCGTTGTCGGCTGATCCGCTCGAGGAAATCCGCGTCGGCAAAGCGATTCTCAAGGCACTGGAACTAAAGAAGGAAGGCGTGGAGGTTATCTCCTGCCCCACCTGCGGACGCTGCCAGATCGACCTGATTAGACTGGCCGAATCGATCGAGCAAAAAACGCGGCATTATAAGACATCGCTCAAAGTGGCGGTGATGGGCTGTGTGGTCAACGGGCCGGGTGAGGCATCGGCGGCCGATGTCGGCATCACCGGCGGCGATGGGTTGGGGCTGTTATTCAAAAGGGGTGAGATTATCCGCAAAATCCCCGAGAAGGATCTCGAGAAGGTACTCCTTGACGAGATCGAACGGATGACCGGGGGCAAATAGGTTTCATCTCAGGCATGGGCCATCTGAAGTGTCAAATCGCTGAAATCCTTAATGCCGGTTAACTGGTAGGCAAAATCCTCGCGTGAGTCCAGCCACGCCCGCGATACTGCCGCGACTTCTTCATAGTCGGTGTCGGCCAGCCAATCCACTATCAGGGTCCCGACATTTTCGCCGTTGACAACGACATCGTGCATGGTCAGCGTGAATCTTATCTTAATCATACACCATTCCAATCTGGAACATATTTATCCGGATAATATGGATGCAAGCAAAATGCCGATCAAAGCCGCCAGCGGAACCGTCATTGCAAGACATTGCATTACAGCCAATTACAACCGCCAAACGAGTGATATTTGGGATAAAAATGAAAAAAAACAGCAAGAAAGTATGGGATTTGCCCTATAGAAGATTTACCGCAATCCCCTCGGCGCCACTAAAAATAATTTACTCTTTGGTTTTCGGAAACGGCAAATCGAGCTCATTGATATGTTTTTGCGTGGCCCGGTAACGATAGACGCCAATGACCAGGTTGATTATTCCGATCGGGAGGAAAACCCAGCCGATAATTTCGACGATGAGGTTATCGAAAAACCTGATAAACGTTATTCCGGCGACA
It contains:
- a CDS encoding 4-hydroxy-3-methylbut-2-en-1-yl diphosphate synthase, translated to MELKYPPGRRKSRAVKAGSVIIGGGFPVSVQSMTNTDTRDTAATVAQIKALAEAGCDIVRVAVPDEEAALNLGEIKAQINIPLVADIHFKYKLALEAIKQGVDKIRINPGNIGEDWKVREVTRAAKDAGIPIRVGVNSGSLPKDLVEKYGHDNPEAFVIGALRQIEILESCDFHDIVVALKSSSVNTTYWAHLMLAEKTDYPFHLGITEAGTLQTGTIKSSVGVGALLINGLGDTIRVSLSADPLEEIRVGKAILKALELKKEGVEVISCPTCGRCQIDLIRLAESIEQKTRHYKTSLKVAVMGCVVNGPGEASAADVGITGGDGLGLLFKRGEIIRKIPEKDLEKVLLDEIERMTGGK